TCTTCTAGGGATCTCTGGTCCGGTCTGGTTCAGATTCCACGATTCGGCTTCTTCACGATCGCCCGCTAACGATCGCGCGCCGTTTTCGCTAAGTTGCGCTTGAAAGTGGAAGCGCACGGACCGCCGTCGCATCTCTTCGAACAAACGACGGCTGTCCACTACGACGTTAAGCCCTCTGCCAACCGATGCCTTCACGGCTGGCCGACGACGCCTTAACGCGCTTTCAAACGCGGCGTGGACCTCCCAAAACCAGACTCACTCTCAATGGCGGCTGTTCCTCCGTGTCAGTGGCAAGTACTGCCCCTGCAAGTTCCTCGAGGGCGACGGGAGGCTACTTCCCTTCACCGCCGTCCGTGCCCCGGGGCCAATGTAGGTTACCAAAGCGCGAATCCATTCGGCGTGAAAAAACGACGGCATCGGAATCGGGCGATTGTTGCGCAGAGCCTGTGTTGCGCGTCTTACGCGAGAATCCTTCGagcgtgacgacgacgacgacggtgcggcGACGCGCAGTGGGTGGCGCATATGGCACCCACCCCCCTGAGGGCCCCCACCCCCACTCGGGGCacgagagaaagcaaaagtaGCAGAGAGAtgtagagcgagagaggggcCCACCACACAGGGAGAAGGAAGCCCACGGCGCGCCTTCTCCGGACAATTGCGGCCCCCCAAACATCATGACGGCCTGTCATAGGAGCGATGAGCGCAATGCCGGATTGCGACAGCATGCAAAAAGGTTGATCAAGAACAACGGAGGGCGcttcttccgttccgggtgTGGTTCGCACGCGTCACGCGCCCAAGCCCGATGTTGGCCAACGCGACGACGGATGATGCAAGTGGCCAGGAAGCCCTGTTTTCGAAGCCTCTCTCAAGTGCGAGTGTTTCAGGTGCCGACTCGGATCGAGCCCCGGACCTGCCTCGGAACCATGCTTCATTGCACAATTCTAATGCCGTTTCATTCCCCGGGTCAGAAACGGGCTCGGGTTCATCGTCTCAAGCCTTTCGGCTGTCCCTCTTCTTCCGCCTGGCCGGATGAAGCTCGTTGGCGGCTGCGCTACCAATCAACGCGTTGCGTAACCAATCGTGACCGCAGGCGCGCGAACAATGTCAACAATGCCGGCCACCCCCGTCCCGGTCTTTTTGGGAAGACTTAAGACCTTGTGGTCAACCCGGGTGAGACAAGACGCCAAGGCCATCGCTTCCGACGCCTGCTCTTTGTtggtggtcggtcggcggAACCCGTGGAAAATTATGCGTGGAAACGTGAAGCGTGGCGTCGAAAGGCGTCCCAAATTTCTGGACGCCATGGGTGGCCGGTCGTTCCATTCGTCATTCGTATTTACTGAGACTGGGACGAATTGTCAGCTTGGTGTAGATGATTCAATCGCAGTATGCTACGTTCTCCGAATATTAGCAACCAAATGTCACTTGTAGGCCTATTcggactttttgaacgaaaGAAAGGTTTATGGACAAGTTGCCATTCCTGGGGTTTTGGGTACAAAGTAATAGACCCCGTTTTCCCCGTTCTCTTCGGCCACAGGTCTCACGGCGGCATCAGTAAATCCGGGTGAAGAtgagcagcagctccagcgtCGACGGTTGGTGAATAAACAGGTAACCATGCAACCGATCGAAGGAGTCCTATTTCGGCGGCTGTTCGTCCTGGCCGTGCTGGCGTGGAGCAGCGTTACGCTCGTCGCAGGCCAGCGGGACACCATTTGCCCACCGCAGGATATCATCCTCCCGTGCCGATGTTCACAGCGAGGCAGCGAGATCCAGATATGGTGAGTTCACgaatcttcgccttcgccgatTGGACCTAACCACCGACTTCTACCACAGGTGTTCCCACAGCGATCTGCCCCGGGTGCTGATGGGGCTGAAGGCGGTCTCGAAGTCGATCAACCGGCCGATCGATGAGCTGATTCTGGAGAACAACTTCCTGCCGTCGCTCCCCGGGCGGACGTTTGCGCCGCTTAGCGTACTGCGGCTCATGCTGCGCCACAACGGTCTCGAGCGGCTGTCGAACGGATGGCTGAACGATCTGGACAAGAGTTTGGTGGAGATTTTCATCGTCGAACGCAGCCTTCGAAGCATCCCGGGGGACAGTCTGAGTGGGTTGCGCAAACTGGAAGCGGTCACCATTCAGAGCGAACACCTGAAACGGTTGCCTGATTTTTCGGGCCTCGCGAAGCTGCGCTACATTAACGTGCAAAGTGGATCGTTGATCGAGCTTTCTCCGCAGCACTTCCGTGACCTGGTCGGTCTGGAGACGGTGCACGTGACGGGGAGCGCTAGCTTGACGCGTCTGGAGGGCGGACTGTTTAATGATCTTCCGAAGCTGAACCTCATCGACCTCTCGGAGAATGGCCTTAGCTGGGTGCACCTGCGCACATTCGTGGGGTTGCCCGCACTGAAGACGTTGCAGCTGGCGGGCAACAAGATCACCGATGCCGGCATGATTGGCCGAGCGGTCAAGGACATCCACACGCTGCAGACGCTCAAGATGGAGCGCAACATGATCGCGAAGCTGGGCGAAGGCAGCTTCGTCGATCTGCCGTCGCTGAAGGAGCTGTACCTGCAGGATAACGGCATCACGGAGATCTTCCACGGGGCGTTCCACCGGACGCCCAGCTTGAAGCTGGTGCACCTGGAGAACAACTATCTGCGGCGCGTGCACCCGGAATCGTTCCTGCAGGCGTCCGGGAGCGGCGTGGAGACGGTACACCTGCAGCAGAATGAAATCGGCCGGGTGGAGGAGCTGCGATCGCTGCTGGACGCGCTGCCGATGCTGCGGTTCCTCGATCTGAGCCACAACAAGCTCGAGTCGATCCCGTTCGGGGCACTGCGCGGCCACGGCACCCTGGAGCAGCTGTACCTGAACCAGAATCGCATCCGGATGATCGAACGGGACGCGTTCATGGCGATGCCCGGGTTGCGGGAGCTGCGCCTGCAGAACAACTCTCTGAACGATCAGCTCCCGATGCCGTTCTGGAACCTGCCCGGTCTCAAGGGCATCGACATTTCGTACAACGGTTTCCGCCGGATGGATCCCAACCTGTTGGTGGGGGTTCCTTCGTTGCGGCGCCTCGACATCAGCGGCAATGCGCTGTCCGCGATCGAGCCGAGTGCATTCGGCCACACGCCGCTCCTGGAGACGGTCAACATTTCTTCGAACGAGCTGACCCTGATACACCCGGCCACGTTTCGGGAGCTTAGCCACATGTTCGAGCTGGACGCCGGTGACAATCGGTTGCAGGAGTTCATCCCCGgcctgccggtggccgtcgaaCGGATTAATCTGCAGCGCAACCGCATCTCGCAgctgccggccccggccagcaaACTGTGGGATCTGCCGAACCTGCGCATGCTGGACCTAAGTGGGAACGAGCTGACGCGCCTTCCGCGGGCCGTCTTTCAGCCAACGCCACAACTCCGTCTGCTGAGTCTGGCCCGCAATCAACTGCAGTCCGTGGACGACGGAAGTTTACTCGGACTCGGCCGCCTGGAGGTGCTCAACTTGCAGGACAACCGCGTGCTGGCCCTGCACGAGCGGTGCTTTAGTCCGTTGGAAAATTTGCGTGATCTCAACCTGCAGGGCAACCGGATCGAGGTGCTGGTGGACAATCTGCTGGACGCGAATGCGTTCCTGGAACAGTTTGACGCGTCCCGCAACAGCATCGTCGATATATCGGCCAAAGCGTTCCGGAATAGCCGCTCGCTCCAGACACTCGATCTGTCTTCGAACCAGCTACGCGAGCTACCGGAATCACTGTCCGGGTTGGCGGAACTGCGTGACCTCGACCTGAGCTACAATCAGCTGACGGAACTGTCACCGAACGTGCTCGTTTCGTGGCGCAACCTCGAGGAACTGAAAGTGTCCAACAACAAGGTGAACCAACTGCATCAGGGATCGCTGCGGAATCTACCGCTGCTACAGTACCTCGATCTGTCAAGCAACGAGTTGACGTTGCTTGAGCACGGTGCGTTACGGAACTTGCCCGAACTGCAAGAGCTGGTGCTGGCGGACAACAAGCTGACGGAGCTGAAGGAGCGTGTGTTCGAGGATCTCCCAAGTCTGCAGGTGAGTCAAGGTGGGGTGCAAGGTGGTTAGTGGCCGTGAATCCTAATGGCGTTCCCTCTTTAACAGGCCGTTCACCTGCAGCAGAACAACCTCCGGTACATCTCACCGTACAGCTTCTACCGGTCGCCGTCGATCGTGTATCTGAATCTGTCATCGAATCAGTTCCGCAGCTTGGACAGTGTCGGTCTGCGGAGCGTGCGCAACCTGGAGGTGTTGGATCTAACCGCGAACGGTATCCGCAAGATCACTCCAAACCCGCTCCGAGGACTCGATTGGCTGGTGGAGCTGAAGCTGGACGGTAACCAGATCTGTGGTATCCAAGGGGAACCGTTTGCCTCGATGCCGCGGCTACGGGTGCTCAGTATGCGCAACAACCGGATGTCCCGCGTCCCGGAACAGACTTTCCGCAGCCTACGAACCAACATCGCCATTTTCGACGTTGACGGTAGTGATGGTCGGGATACTACTCCAGAAACGGTTTGTCTAATCTCTGTGT
The nucleotide sequence above comes from Anopheles bellator chromosome 1, idAnoBellAS_SP24_06.2, whole genome shotgun sequence. Encoded proteins:
- the LOC131206563 gene encoding protein artichoke: MGLGPQVPHGGFKHQGQGYSLTAASVNPGEDEQQLQRRRLVNKQVTMQPIEGVLFRRLFVLAVLAWSSVTLVAGQRDTICPPQDIILPCRCSQRGSEIQIWCSHSDLPRVLMGLKAVSKSINRPIDELILENNFLPSLPGRTFAPLSVLRLMLRHNGLERLSNGWLNDLDKSLVEIFIVERSLRSIPGDSLSGLRKLEAVTIQSEHLKRLPDFSGLAKLRYINVQSGSLIELSPQHFRDLVGLETVHVTGSASLTRLEGGLFNDLPKLNLIDLSENGLSWVHLRTFVGLPALKTLQLAGNKITDAGMIGRAVKDIHTLQTLKMERNMIAKLGEGSFVDLPSLKELYLQDNGITEIFHGAFHRTPSLKLVHLENNYLRRVHPESFLQASGSGVETVHLQQNEIGRVEELRSLLDALPMLRFLDLSHNKLESIPFGALRGHGTLEQLYLNQNRIRMIERDAFMAMPGLRELRLQNNSLNDQLPMPFWNLPGLKGIDISYNGFRRMDPNLLVGVPSLRRLDISGNALSAIEPSAFGHTPLLETVNISSNELTLIHPATFRELSHMFELDAGDNRLQEFIPGLPVAVERINLQRNRISQLPAPASKLWDLPNLRMLDLSGNELTRLPRAVFQPTPQLRLLSLARNQLQSVDDGSLLGLGRLEVLNLQDNRVLALHERCFSPLENLRDLNLQGNRIEVLVDNLLDANAFLEQFDASRNSIVDISAKAFRNSRSLQTLDLSSNQLRELPESLSGLAELRDLDLSYNQLTELSPNVLVSWRNLEELKVSNNKVNQLHQGSLRNLPLLQYLDLSSNELTLLEHGALRNLPELQELVLADNKLTELKERVFEDLPSLQAVHLQQNNLRYISPYSFYRSPSIVYLNLSSNQFRSLDSVGLRSVRNLEVLDLTANGIRKITPNPLRGLDWLVELKLDGNQICGIQGEPFASMPRLRVLSMRNNRMSRVPEQTFRSLRTNIAIFDVDGNPLNCDCDMLWYLAWLQETRSNVYPGPRCRDGEMLLDMRLSRTECQKTAQRTDSALGHGAGNGLPLTNEHGDVFVRTLDYDECGPESYEAALPGPPYRPAGGGLPDDYFFDQYVDYPNGLPNDTNRHQNATPIAEDSRRTNFSTNFVDFNNNKFNQRPGLLGPGVLPPDAHDTTSPFTFFGLPLPSLNIGKMFGGVGRNANNRASGGPGGIGTRGKGRVQIYNKQGDPEQNGVGFRPDGPKTDAVTVNHGPAADQLDKNPGATNENNLFYRPYFQTSYHRPPAPGVQVQTGGFTPMLPGAVGGFTPITDPTLKVINQNYTEPAAGGRWPTEYHERVPLVTEPTRYLQQNKFEATIKPSHNSAPYFVDGISHHHESNASAPEVVRDSGVPARNATGEMATGNSEMTEDEEEDEEAGDEQEGDEVEDLNASEGAETKPGFTGDVTTRLSIELATPTIGPTGGNAYNKAYTTPNPTVRDLTRMPSREFYDGSSNTPTSLSALIRPPPGKSTIEKVPAPVASTVTPYFPSPTTGSTAPRLIPKIETTADSGNGGDHHFGSPNIIDLSPSSHHHPPGDSMNEIRKREDMDWYFANYNHTQHYDFDELELNSFRSAGGSAIGSGWRWVVGSLLAIQAMARCATAW